Proteins encoded by one window of Brevibacterium atlanticum:
- the ftsZ gene encoding cell division protein FtsZ, whose amino-acid sequence MAEFPQSGADIKVAGTGGGGVNAVQRMIDVGLRGVEFIAINTDAQALVLSDADVKLEIGRDQTRGLGAGADPEIGKKAAESSEDAIRDALEGADMVFVTAGEGGGTGTGAAPVVARVARSLGALTIGVVTRPFTFEGRRRSAQAEAGIAALREEVDTLIVIPNDRLLSISDRSVSVVEAFRSADEVLRSGVQGITDLISVPGLINLDFADVKSVMQDAGTALMGIGAATGDDRAVQAAESAIASPLLEASIDGAHGVLFCITGGGDLGLFEVNEAARLVQEAAHPEANIIFGAVIDDNIGDECRVTVIAAGFDNTSPNADIAGGVEAIPAAVPAAAAETDTESAVISEPESDEAEESEPAAAPRRSEEHQIPATLPNERSSSNFDSDLDIPDFLK is encoded by the coding sequence TTGGCTGAATTCCCACAATCCGGAGCGGACATCAAAGTTGCCGGTACCGGCGGCGGCGGTGTCAACGCTGTTCAGAGGATGATCGACGTCGGCCTGCGCGGCGTGGAGTTCATCGCAATCAACACCGACGCTCAGGCTCTCGTCCTCTCCGATGCCGACGTGAAGCTCGAGATCGGCCGTGACCAGACCCGCGGTCTCGGCGCCGGAGCCGATCCCGAGATCGGCAAGAAAGCCGCCGAATCCTCCGAAGACGCCATCCGCGACGCCCTCGAAGGCGCCGACATGGTCTTCGTCACCGCCGGTGAAGGCGGAGGGACCGGCACCGGTGCGGCTCCCGTCGTGGCACGCGTCGCGCGCTCGCTCGGCGCCCTGACCATCGGTGTCGTCACCCGTCCGTTCACCTTCGAGGGACGGCGTCGTTCCGCGCAGGCCGAAGCCGGCATCGCCGCTCTGCGCGAAGAGGTCGACACCCTCATCGTCATCCCCAACGACCGACTGCTCTCGATCTCCGACCGGTCCGTCTCCGTCGTCGAGGCCTTCCGCTCGGCCGATGAGGTCCTGCGCTCCGGTGTCCAGGGCATCACCGACCTCATCTCGGTGCCGGGCCTGATCAACCTCGACTTCGCCGACGTCAAGTCGGTCATGCAGGACGCGGGCACAGCGCTCATGGGCATCGGCGCCGCCACCGGCGACGACCGTGCCGTCCAGGCCGCCGAATCCGCGATCGCCTCCCCGCTGCTGGAAGCCAGCATCGACGGCGCGCACGGAGTGCTCTTCTGCATCACCGGCGGCGGCGACCTCGGCCTGTTCGAGGTCAACGAGGCCGCCCGTCTGGTCCAGGAAGCCGCACACCCCGAGGCGAACATCATCTTCGGTGCCGTGATCGACGACAACATCGGCGACGAGTGCCGGGTGACCGTCATCGCCGCGGGCTTCGACAACACCTCGCCGAACGCCGACATCGCCGGCGGCGTCGAGGCGATCCCGGCCGCCGTGCCGGCCGCAGCAGCCGAGACCGACACCGAGTCCGCAGTGATCTCCGAACCCGAGTCCGACGAGGCCGAGGAGTCCGAGCCGGCGGCAGCACCGCGCCGCAGCGAGGAGCACCAGATCCCTGCCACGCTGCCGAACGAACGCAGCAGCTCGAACTTCGACTCGGATCTCGATATCCCGGACTTCCTCAAGTAG
- a CDS encoding cell division protein FtsQ/DivIB: MVPLPPARTGDDNSTADLTGVIRARRWRLWRTRLTAIGIVVALIAVVAIAWFSPLLSLRQVTVSGGELVDHDKVSDFVLDAEAGTPLPQVRPGEVEEAVLKAFPKAAGASVHYGGPRTLKIAITDRTPVLAIEGSSGYRLYDAEAVDLGVVEAAPKKLTVLGHSGGEPDRETVSAVIRFMGSLRPELRRQLATIEAKDEMSIKGRLDTGDQQATVVFGDASDPGLKVRTAVQLAAEGRTEIDVSVPSVPVTN; this comes from the coding sequence ATGGTGCCACTTCCCCCGGCTCGCACCGGCGACGACAACTCCACCGCCGACCTCACCGGGGTCATCCGCGCCCGTCGGTGGCGGCTGTGGCGCACCCGGCTGACCGCCATCGGGATCGTCGTGGCCCTCATCGCCGTCGTCGCCATCGCCTGGTTCTCACCGCTGCTGAGCCTCAGACAGGTAACCGTGAGCGGAGGCGAGCTCGTCGACCACGACAAGGTCAGCGACTTCGTCCTCGACGCCGAGGCCGGAACCCCGCTGCCCCAGGTGCGACCGGGAGAGGTCGAGGAAGCCGTCCTCAAGGCGTTTCCGAAGGCGGCCGGGGCCTCCGTCCACTACGGCGGACCGCGGACGCTGAAGATCGCGATCACCGACCGCACGCCCGTCCTCGCGATCGAAGGCTCATCGGGCTACCGCCTCTACGACGCCGAGGCGGTCGACCTCGGAGTCGTCGAGGCGGCACCGAAGAAGCTCACTGTGCTCGGACACTCCGGCGGAGAACCGGACCGAGAGACCGTGTCCGCCGTCATCCGCTTCATGGGCAGCCTGCGTCCCGAACTGCGCCGGCAGCTGGCAACGATCGAGGCGAAGGACGAGATGAGCATCAAGGGCCGACTCGACACCGGTGACCAACAGGCCACGGTCGTCTTCGGCGACGCGAGCGACCCCGGCCTCAAGGTCCGCACCGCCGTCCAGCTCGCGGCCGAAGGCCGCACCGAGATCGACGTGTCCGTGCCCTCGGTGCCCGTGACGAACTGA
- the murC gene encoding UDP-N-acetylmuramate--L-alanine ligase, which translates to MSTANIVPVGELGAVHFIGIGGSGMSGIARIMVMNGVTVSGSDAKESSVVDVLRTLGARVAIGHSADNLGEADTLVISSAIRKDNPELVEAERRGLRILHRSGALASLMVDRRAVAVAGTHGKTTTTSMTTVALQACGIDPSFVIGGVLSTTGTNAHLGTGDVFVAEADESDGSFLLYEPAIGILTNVEADHLDHYGTPEKVREAFIEFCNGIQTRGGAIIACADDPGSHDVAAHARAQGADVVLYGTAEDADIRLRDLDSGIGSRFVLDLPGRDEPLKVELRQPGMHNALNATAAIAVAHSLDADVDRAATGLVGYGGTRRRFEERGIAGGVRVIDDYAHHPTELRAVLNAARGVVTDGGRVWAIFQPHLYSRTMEFREEFGEALGLADEVVVLDVFPAREDPVPGVTGALIADRVPHDHVRFEESFAEAVPFVAARVRPGDLVLTLGAGDVTILGPELLSALES; encoded by the coding sequence ATGAGCACTGCGAACATCGTTCCCGTCGGCGAACTCGGCGCCGTTCACTTCATCGGCATCGGCGGTTCGGGAATGTCCGGGATCGCCCGGATCATGGTCATGAACGGAGTCACCGTGTCCGGTTCGGATGCGAAGGAATCCTCCGTCGTCGACGTCCTGCGGACCCTCGGCGCCCGGGTCGCGATCGGGCACTCGGCCGACAACCTCGGCGAGGCCGACACCCTCGTCATCTCCTCGGCCATCCGCAAGGACAATCCCGAACTCGTCGAGGCGGAGCGCCGGGGACTGCGCATCCTCCACCGCTCCGGGGCGCTGGCCTCGCTGATGGTCGACAGGCGAGCCGTGGCCGTGGCCGGCACCCACGGCAAGACCACGACGACATCGATGACGACCGTGGCGCTGCAGGCCTGCGGGATCGACCCGTCCTTCGTCATCGGGGGAGTGCTGTCGACGACCGGCACGAACGCCCACCTGGGCACCGGCGACGTGTTCGTCGCCGAGGCCGATGAGTCCGACGGCTCGTTCCTCCTCTACGAACCCGCCATCGGCATCCTCACCAACGTCGAAGCCGATCACCTCGACCACTACGGGACGCCGGAGAAGGTCCGCGAGGCCTTCATCGAATTCTGCAACGGCATCCAGACCCGCGGCGGAGCCATCATCGCCTGCGCCGACGACCCCGGATCCCATGACGTCGCCGCACACGCCCGCGCACAGGGCGCCGACGTCGTCCTCTACGGAACCGCCGAAGACGCCGACATCCGACTGCGCGACCTCGACTCCGGAATCGGTTCGCGCTTCGTCCTCGACCTGCCCGGACGCGACGAGCCGCTGAAGGTCGAACTGCGCCAGCCGGGCATGCACAACGCGCTCAACGCCACCGCCGCGATCGCTGTGGCGCACAGCCTCGACGCTGACGTTGACCGCGCCGCCACCGGCCTGGTCGGCTACGGCGGCACCCGGCGCCGGTTCGAGGAACGCGGAATCGCCGGCGGCGTGCGCGTCATCGACGACTACGCCCACCATCCCACCGAACTGCGAGCGGTGCTCAACGCCGCTAGGGGAGTCGTCACCGACGGAGGACGAGTGTGGGCGATCTTCCAGCCCCACCTGTATTCGCGGACCATGGAATTCCGCGAGGAGTTCGGCGAGGCCCTCGGACTGGCCGACGAGGTCGTCGTCCTCGACGTCTTCCCCGCCAGGGAAGACCCCGTTCCCGGAGTCACCGGCGCGCTCATCGCCGACCGCGTCCCGCATGATCACGTCCGCTTCGAAGAGTCCTTCGCCGAGGCGGTCCCCTTCGTCGCCGCTCGGGTGCGCCCCGGTGACCTCGTCCTCACACTGGGCGCCGGGGATGTGACGATCCTCGGCCCCGAGCTGCTGAGCGCCCTGGAGAGCTGA
- a CDS encoding UDP-N-acetylglucosamine--N-acetylmuramyl-(pentapeptide) pyrophosphoryl-undecaprenol N-acetylglucosamine transferase, with the protein MTSILLAGGGTTGHISPMLAIGRELRERHPDWDIVALGTPDGLETEIVPRAGFELLTIDKVPMPRSISPALLKFPGRFSGNISEVKRIISSRGVAAVVGVGGYVCPPAFLAARSAKIPLIVHEANAKPGMANRLGARLTKPGRVGITFPDTKLPGSTLVGMPMPTEITDLDRSDATQRSAYRADLGLRDDRPVLVVTGGSSGAQRINEAFLAAAAACQDSGVQVLHITGAGKGDALREATAKLADYHVVDYVDGMHRAYGVADLIVARSGAATVSEATVAGVPAVYVPLAIGNGEQRLNAAGSVRAGASLMVDNADFTATTVTETVLPLVTDADRLEKMSRAGLDLNYPTDAAARMAAIVTRALEG; encoded by the coding sequence ATGACGAGCATCCTGCTGGCCGGAGGAGGCACCACCGGCCATATCTCGCCGATGCTGGCGATCGGCCGCGAACTGCGCGAGAGACACCCCGACTGGGACATCGTGGCCCTGGGCACCCCCGACGGCCTCGAAACCGAGATCGTCCCGCGTGCCGGATTCGAACTGCTGACCATCGACAAGGTGCCCATGCCTCGGTCGATCAGCCCTGCCCTGCTGAAGTTCCCCGGACGCTTCTCCGGCAACATCTCCGAGGTCAAGAGGATCATCTCCTCCCGCGGCGTCGCCGCCGTGGTCGGCGTCGGCGGCTACGTCTGCCCGCCGGCCTTCCTCGCCGCCCGTTCGGCGAAGATCCCGCTCATCGTCCACGAAGCCAACGCGAAGCCGGGAATGGCCAACCGCCTCGGCGCGAGGCTGACGAAGCCCGGCCGGGTCGGCATCACCTTCCCGGACACGAAGCTGCCCGGCTCCACCCTCGTCGGCATGCCCATGCCCACCGAGATCACCGACCTCGACCGCAGCGATGCCACCCAGCGCTCGGCGTACCGTGCCGACCTCGGCCTCCGCGACGACCGCCCGGTCCTCGTCGTCACCGGCGGATCCTCCGGCGCACAGCGGATCAACGAGGCGTTCCTCGCCGCCGCCGCTGCCTGCCAGGACTCCGGTGTCCAGGTCCTCCACATCACCGGCGCCGGCAAGGGCGATGCCCTCCGCGAAGCCACCGCGAAACTCGCCGACTACCACGTCGTCGACTACGTCGACGGGATGCACCGGGCCTACGGGGTCGCCGACCTCATCGTCGCCCGCTCCGGAGCGGCCACCGTATCCGAGGCCACCGTCGCCGGAGTCCCCGCCGTCTACGTTCCGCTGGCCATCGGCAACGGCGAACAGCGACTCAACGCCGCCGGCAGCGTCCGCGCCGGAGCTTCGCTCATGGTCGACAACGCTGACTTCACCGCGACCACAGTCACCGAGACGGTCCTGCCGCTGGTCACCGACGCCGACCGGCTCGAGAAGATGAGCCGGGCCGGACTCGACCTGAACTACCCCACCGATGCCGCGGCCCGCATGGCCGCCATCGTCACCCGCGCTCTGGAAGGCTGA
- the ftsW gene encoding putative lipid II flippase FtsW, translating to MGRQTTAKADERRRRKSAKASLKSTGETKAAATNRPARAKVSVAGKNGATASSTGTRSPKPGPSVTKPGPSVTKPSTSAKKSNTGAKTPSAKASAAGAKPSSAKASGTGAKKRSRRDLPGLRHAWTTLRDDITRGSAYPLTTYYLILFSVLALTGLGLVMVLSASSITSYAGGEGSSFAYFNKQAMFAGIGIVLMVGASLIPLSGWRRFAWWALIGGLVLQAAVFLPGLGKATKGNANWIGFGGFQLQPSEFLKVALALWLGFILTKKSGKMTTFGHAMIPVVPGVLAAAGLIVAGNDLGTALVIMAMAVVCLWVGGFPTKYFLMLGGVLTAAVAFFVLSSENRLKRIESMLTGHADQSAADTMGQAWQSNHGLFSLASGGWLGVGLGASREKWSWLPEAHNDFIFAIIGEELGLVGTLAVILVFAILGYGIIRVVMRSNDLMVQVAAAGYFALLIGQAGINIGVVTGMLPVIGLPLPFVSYGGSSIISSLLAVGVLLSFARTEPGAEAAIAVHKDRMRSSFAVLARKRRK from the coding sequence ATGGGACGGCAGACCACCGCGAAGGCGGATGAGCGCCGCCGCAGGAAGAGCGCGAAGGCGTCGCTGAAGTCGACCGGCGAGACGAAGGCCGCCGCGACGAACCGGCCGGCACGGGCGAAGGTCTCCGTCGCAGGGAAGAACGGGGCGACCGCGAGCTCGACGGGAACACGCTCGCCGAAGCCGGGTCCCAGCGTCACAAAGCCGGGTCCCAGCGTCACGAAGCCGAGCACGTCAGCGAAGAAGTCGAATACCGGTGCGAAGACGCCCTCTGCGAAGGCCTCCGCCGCTGGAGCGAAGCCCTCGTCTGCGAAGGCGTCCGGCACCGGCGCGAAGAAGCGCAGCAGGAGGGACTTACCTGGGCTCAGGCACGCGTGGACGACCCTGCGCGATGACATCACCCGCGGCTCCGCCTACCCCTTGACGACCTACTACCTCATCCTGTTCTCCGTGCTCGCCCTCACCGGACTCGGCCTGGTGATGGTGCTCTCGGCCTCCTCGATCACCTCCTACGCCGGGGGAGAGGGCTCGTCGTTCGCGTACTTCAACAAGCAGGCGATGTTCGCCGGCATCGGCATCGTGCTCATGGTCGGCGCAAGCCTCATACCCCTGAGCGGTTGGCGACGATTCGCCTGGTGGGCGCTGATCGGCGGCCTCGTCCTGCAGGCGGCGGTGTTCCTGCCAGGGCTCGGCAAGGCCACGAAGGGCAATGCGAACTGGATCGGCTTCGGCGGTTTCCAACTCCAGCCCTCCGAATTCCTCAAGGTCGCCCTCGCCCTGTGGCTCGGCTTCATCCTCACGAAGAAATCCGGGAAGATGACCACCTTCGGACACGCCATGATCCCCGTCGTGCCCGGCGTCCTCGCCGCCGCAGGACTCATCGTCGCGGGCAACGACCTGGGTACCGCACTGGTCATCATGGCGATGGCCGTCGTCTGCCTGTGGGTCGGCGGGTTCCCGACGAAGTACTTCCTCATGCTCGGCGGCGTCCTCACTGCGGCCGTCGCTTTCTTCGTCCTCAGCTCCGAGAACCGACTCAAGCGCATCGAATCCATGCTCACCGGTCACGCCGACCAATCCGCCGCAGACACGATGGGTCAGGCCTGGCAGTCCAACCACGGACTGTTCTCCCTGGCCTCGGGCGGTTGGCTCGGAGTCGGGCTCGGCGCCAGCCGAGAGAAATGGTCGTGGCTGCCCGAGGCGCACAACGACTTCATCTTCGCCATCATCGGCGAAGAGCTCGGACTCGTCGGCACGCTCGCCGTCATCCTCGTCTTCGCGATCCTCGGCTACGGCATCATCCGCGTCGTCATGCGCTCGAACGACCTCATGGTCCAGGTCGCAGCCGCCGGCTACTTCGCACTGCTCATCGGCCAGGCCGGAATCAACATCGGCGTCGTCACCGGGATGCTGCCCGTGATCGGCCTGCCCCTGCCGTTCGTGTCCTACGGCGGCTCATCGATCATCTCCTCCCTGCTGGCCGTCGGTGTGCTGCTCTCGTTCGCCCGAACCGAACCCGGCGCCGAGGCGGCCATCGCCGTCCACAAGGACCGGATGCGGTCCTCATTCGCCGTACTAGCCCGCAAGAGAAGGAAATGA
- the murD gene encoding UDP-N-acetylmuramoyl-L-alanine--D-glutamate ligase, with product MTGAGRTGQIPAALSGPNSSLAGLRILVTGLGVTGFPAAVHLGERGADVIVIDGDDQADVSDKAQILEVFDVDIRRGADHVAALPEGHFDLVVTSPGWRPDQPVLAAAAAAGIPVIGEVELAWRIRGTNDAKWLAITGTNGKTTTTTMLESMLLAAGLKARACGNIGAPLLEAVLEPGLEVLAIELSSFQLHWQESMSADAAAVLNIAPDHLDWHGSAEAYAADKAKIYHNAKLACVYNCADEATLRMVEDADVIEGAKAIGFTTGVPHPGELGVVEDLLVDRAFIPQRYSSAAEIAALADVATATGAAGSSPADHQVANALAAASLARAIDVPGQAIAAGLQNHSLGAHRMVTVAEQDGIRWVDDSKATNTHAANASLGAFDSIVWIAGGLPKGADFTSLFIDHRDRIKALVLIGADDSAFREAIAATVPELEVVRIEPALGIDSGVPKRRGEAVATAAVEAAAQLAGPGDTVLLAPAAASMDQFLNYNTRGELFTEAVQTHLGR from the coding sequence ATGACCGGAGCCGGGAGAACCGGGCAGATCCCGGCTGCCCTCAGCGGTCCGAACTCGTCCCTGGCCGGTCTGCGCATCCTCGTCACCGGCCTCGGCGTGACGGGCTTTCCCGCTGCGGTCCACCTCGGCGAACGCGGTGCCGACGTCATCGTCATCGACGGCGACGATCAGGCCGACGTCAGCGACAAGGCACAGATCCTCGAGGTCTTCGACGTCGACATCCGCCGCGGTGCCGACCACGTTGCGGCCCTGCCTGAAGGACACTTCGACCTCGTCGTGACCTCGCCCGGCTGGCGCCCTGACCAGCCCGTGCTCGCCGCCGCGGCCGCTGCGGGCATCCCCGTCATCGGCGAGGTCGAGCTGGCCTGGCGGATCCGCGGGACCAATGACGCCAAATGGCTGGCCATCACCGGCACGAACGGCAAGACGACGACCACGACGATGCTCGAGTCGATGCTGCTCGCCGCGGGGCTCAAGGCCAGGGCCTGCGGCAACATCGGCGCGCCTCTGCTCGAAGCCGTGCTCGAACCCGGACTCGAGGTCCTGGCGATCGAACTCTCGAGCTTCCAGCTGCACTGGCAGGAATCCATGAGCGCCGACGCCGCCGCGGTGCTCAACATCGCCCCCGACCACCTCGACTGGCACGGCAGCGCCGAAGCCTACGCCGCCGACAAGGCGAAGATCTACCACAACGCGAAGCTCGCGTGCGTGTACAACTGCGCCGACGAGGCGACCCTGCGCATGGTCGAGGACGCCGACGTCATCGAAGGCGCCAAGGCCATCGGCTTCACCACCGGTGTGCCGCACCCCGGCGAACTCGGTGTGGTCGAGGACCTGCTCGTCGACCGGGCTTTCATTCCGCAGCGCTACTCCTCGGCCGCTGAGATCGCGGCATTGGCCGACGTCGCGACCGCCACGGGCGCTGCGGGCAGCAGCCCGGCCGATCACCAGGTCGCCAACGCTCTGGCCGCGGCCAGCCTGGCCCGCGCCATCGATGTGCCGGGACAGGCGATCGCCGCCGGACTGCAGAACCATTCGCTCGGCGCCCACCGCATGGTCACCGTGGCCGAACAGGACGGCATCCGCTGGGTCGATGACTCGAAGGCGACGAACACCCACGCCGCGAACGCCTCGCTCGGAGCCTTCGACTCCATCGTGTGGATCGCGGGAGGTCTGCCGAAGGGTGCGGACTTCACCTCGCTGTTTATTGATCATCGGGACCGGATCAAGGCACTCGTTCTCATCGGCGCCGACGACTCGGCCTTCCGGGAAGCCATCGCCGCCACCGTCCCCGAGCTCGAAGTCGTGCGGATCGAACCGGCGCTGGGCATCGACTCCGGCGTCCCCAAACGACGCGGAGAGGCCGTAGCGACCGCCGCCGTTGAGGCCGCCGCGCAGCTCGCGGGTCCGGGAGACACCGTGCTGTTGGCCCCAGCGGCCGCGAGTATGGACCAGTTCCTCAACTACAACACGCGCGGCGAACTGTTCACCGAGGCCGTCCAGACCCACCTGGGGCGCTGA
- the mraY gene encoding phospho-N-acetylmuramoyl-pentapeptide-transferase, with the protein MIAVLLAACLALIFALVGTPLFIRVLVKQGYGQFVRDDGPTSHATKRGTPTMGGVVIIGAAILAYLLGHLFTGSVPTASGLLVLWLAGGLGVVGFLDDFIKIKKQRSLGLRPVPKLIGQAFVGISFAVLALQFPNSFGETPASTKISFIRDTNLDLAFGSAVLGLILFVVWANLIVTAVSNAVNLTDGLDGLAAGASVVVFAAYVVIGTWQSTQNCNLMSEATNACYYMRDPRDLAMVAGAMAAACFGFLWFNTSPAKIFMGDTGSLALGGAFAGLAIMSRTELLLIVLGGLFVIITLSVIIQVASFKTTGKRVFRMAPLQHHFELKGWAEVTIVVRFWIIAALFVIAGICLFYADWVARIG; encoded by the coding sequence ATGATCGCCGTTCTGCTTGCAGCCTGCCTGGCTCTCATCTTCGCCCTCGTCGGCACCCCGCTGTTCATCCGGGTGCTCGTCAAGCAGGGCTACGGCCAGTTCGTCCGTGACGACGGTCCGACCTCGCATGCGACGAAGCGCGGCACCCCGACGATGGGCGGAGTCGTCATCATCGGCGCCGCCATCCTCGCCTACCTGCTCGGACACCTCTTCACCGGGTCCGTGCCGACCGCCTCGGGTCTGCTCGTGCTGTGGTTGGCGGGAGGACTGGGCGTCGTCGGATTCCTCGATGACTTCATCAAGATCAAGAAGCAGCGCTCCCTGGGACTTCGCCCGGTGCCCAAGCTCATCGGCCAGGCCTTCGTCGGGATCTCCTTCGCCGTCCTCGCGCTGCAGTTCCCGAACTCCTTCGGCGAGACCCCGGCCTCGACGAAGATCTCGTTCATCCGTGACACGAACCTCGACCTCGCCTTCGGGTCCGCGGTGCTCGGCCTCATCCTGTTCGTCGTCTGGGCGAACCTCATCGTCACCGCGGTGTCCAACGCGGTCAACCTCACCGACGGACTCGACGGCCTCGCCGCCGGCGCTTCGGTGGTCGTCTTCGCCGCCTACGTCGTCATCGGCACCTGGCAGTCGACCCAGAACTGCAACCTCATGTCCGAGGCGACGAACGCCTGCTACTACATGCGCGACCCCCGCGACCTCGCCATGGTCGCCGGCGCCATGGCGGCAGCCTGCTTCGGTTTCCTGTGGTTCAACACCTCGCCCGCGAAGATCTTCATGGGCGACACCGGTTCGCTCGCTCTCGGCGGTGCCTTCGCCGGACTCGCGATCATGTCGCGCACCGAGCTGCTGCTCATCGTCCTCGGCGGACTCTTCGTCATCATCACGCTGTCCGTGATCATCCAGGTGGCCTCGTTCAAGACCACCGGCAAACGTGTGTTCAGGATGGCCCCGCTGCAGCACCACTTCGAGCTCAAGGGCTGGGCCGAGGTGACGATCGTGGTGAGATTCTGGATCATCGCGGCACTCTTCGTCATCGCCGGCATCTGCCTCTTCTACGCCGACTGGGTGGCCCGCATTGGCTGA
- a CDS encoding UDP-N-acetylmuramoyl-tripeptide--D-alanyl-D-alanine ligase, translating to MKRLTAAEIATALSGELYGIDPETPLTAGVVTDSREVGPGDIYVARRGESFDGIEFAASAVEAGAALIIGESVPTVDDDPLPTVVVSDATEALGQLAKHSIEGLRTDGELTVVAITGSVGKTTVKDLAADLLAGEATTVWPPNSYNNEVGVPLTALRADESTRFLVLEMGARSIGNLAYLTSLIRPDIAVELAVGTAHSGVFGSIENTARAKAELVESLTAGSTAILNADDSRVAGMHEVLAPEVKTLWFSQRESLPEWVGDDDEIVRGTALRTDASGHPAFTLTLPGEEPQDVRLALIGEHHVGNALAAAAIAHACGVGTKSIVTTLSTSSAASRWRMELIDSPSGVTVLNDAYNANPESMRASLKTLASMGRGDDENGPRRTFAVLGEMLELGDESVSAHSDIGELVVRLNITRTIVVGEGAKPIFNAANLEGSWGNEAAWVATAAEAKDLLSAELAPGDIVLFKSSRDAGLRYLGDEIAGVSGAQ from the coding sequence ATGAAGCGACTGACTGCAGCCGAGATCGCAACCGCCCTCAGCGGCGAGTTGTACGGCATCGACCCCGAGACCCCATTGACCGCCGGAGTGGTGACCGACTCGAGAGAAGTCGGACCCGGCGACATCTATGTTGCCCGCCGAGGTGAGAGCTTCGACGGCATCGAATTCGCCGCCTCCGCCGTCGAGGCGGGTGCGGCCCTCATCATCGGCGAATCCGTCCCCACCGTCGATGACGACCCCTTGCCGACTGTGGTCGTCTCCGATGCCACCGAAGCGCTGGGCCAACTGGCCAAGCACAGCATCGAAGGCCTGCGCACCGACGGTGAGCTCACCGTGGTCGCGATCACCGGATCGGTCGGCAAGACCACGGTGAAGGACCTGGCGGCCGACCTGCTGGCAGGCGAAGCGACGACCGTGTGGCCGCCGAACTCGTACAACAACGAGGTGGGAGTGCCGCTGACGGCGCTGCGCGCCGACGAATCCACTCGGTTCCTCGTCCTCGAGATGGGTGCACGCTCGATCGGCAACCTCGCCTACCTCACGAGCCTCATCCGTCCCGACATCGCCGTCGAACTCGCCGTGGGCACCGCCCACTCCGGCGTGTTCGGGTCGATCGAGAACACCGCCCGCGCGAAGGCCGAACTCGTCGAGTCCCTGACCGCCGGGTCGACCGCGATCCTCAACGCCGACGACTCCCGTGTGGCCGGAATGCACGAGGTGTTAGCCCCGGAGGTGAAGACCCTGTGGTTCTCGCAGCGGGAATCCCTGCCCGAATGGGTCGGAGACGACGATGAGATCGTCCGCGGCACTGCACTGAGAACGGATGCCTCCGGCCACCCTGCGTTCACCTTGACCCTGCCCGGTGAGGAGCCGCAGGATGTGCGGCTGGCCCTCATCGGCGAACACCACGTCGGCAACGCCCTGGCCGCCGCCGCCATCGCCCACGCCTGCGGGGTGGGAACGAAATCGATCGTGACCACCCTCTCGACCTCCTCGGCGGCGAGCCGGTGGCGGATGGAGCTCATCGACTCACCCTCCGGTGTGACGGTGCTCAACGACGCCTACAACGCGAACCCCGAATCGATGCGGGCCTCCCTGAAGACCCTGGCGTCGATGGGTCGCGGAGACGACGAGAACGGTCCGCGTCGGACCTTCGCCGTGCTCGGCGAGATGCTCGAACTCGGTGACGAATCCGTGTCCGCGCATTCGGACATCGGGGAACTCGTCGTCCGCCTCAACATCACCCGCACCATCGTCGTCGGTGAGGGGGCGAAGCCGATCTTCAACGCCGCGAACCTCGAAGGGTCATGGGGCAACGAGGCGGCCTGGGTCGCCACGGCCGCCGAGGCGAAGGACCTGCTGAGTGCCGAACTCGCACCCGGCGACATCGTTCTGTTCAAATCCTCCCGTGATGCCGGCCTGCGGTACCTCGGGGACGAAATCGCCGGTGTATCGGGGGCCCAATGA